One genomic region from Flavobacteriales bacterium encodes:
- a CDS encoding DUF4270 family protein, translating to MNNKKLVLPYTRKALLLSVLFLMVLMSCKKDGELFPEFNNENLTIHFTDTMTITTTLLLDDSIRTDIAGANLLGIYNDSIFGPASASFYTEITLAGSNVNFGNNAVIDSVVLTMKYVSSVSAYGVTGVNMDIDVHRLTEQFTKSEYYSKDVLTYNSTPIGSLSFLPNLSDTVQVIQNGDTTWQSAHIRIPLSNTFGQEILDAGKDANIIVNNTALKTLVNGLYITPSTNVTNTTLAVNEGAILYLDMNSSLSTLTVFYSNDTGPEKSYSFIINSESKKFNHFEHNYTGTEIDKQLNSISHDSTLTYVQSMGGVKTKLMIPNLKTLSSEGKIIVNKAEIIFPVSDIGNNLPTIPTLALTGINSNNEPTFLIDYFENAAYFGGTYNSTTKTYTFNIARHIQDLINNNTTDYGMYLIATGSSVQANRSILNSFKHSSNKIKLNITYSKF from the coding sequence ATGAACAATAAAAAATTAGTATTGCCTTATACACGGAAAGCACTTTTGCTTTCCGTTCTCTTTTTAATGGTATTAATGTCGTGTAAAAAAGATGGAGAATTGTTTCCTGAATTTAACAACGAAAATTTAACCATCCATTTTACAGATACTATGACTATTACAACAACATTGTTGTTAGATGATTCAATTAGAACAGATATAGCTGGTGCAAATTTATTAGGAATTTACAACGACTCTATTTTCGGTCCAGCATCAGCATCATTCTATACTGAAATTACACTTGCAGGTTCTAATGTGAATTTTGGCAACAATGCAGTTATTGATTCTGTTGTTTTAACAATGAAATATGTAAGTTCAGTCTCTGCTTATGGCGTTACAGGTGTTAACATGGATATTGATGTACACAGGCTTACAGAACAATTTACAAAGTCTGAATATTATTCAAAAGATGTATTGACATATAACTCTACTCCTATTGGTTCGTTATCGTTTTTACCAAATCTTTCTGATACAGTTCAAGTCATTCAAAATGGCGATACAACTTGGCAATCAGCTCACATTAGAATACCTTTATCTAACACATTCGGACAAGAGATTTTAGATGCTGGAAAAGATGCTAATATCATTGTTAATAATACCGCTCTAAAAACATTAGTAAATGGATTATACATTACACCTTCAACAAATGTAACCAATACCACTCTAGCGGTAAATGAAGGCGCTATACTTTATCTTGATATGAATTCATCATTATCAACCTTAACTGTTTTTTATTCTAATGATACTGGACCTGAAAAATCTTACAGCTTTATCATTAATTCTGAAAGTAAAAAATTCAATCATTTTGAGCATAATTATACTGGCACTGAAATAGATAAGCAACTAAATAGTATAAGCCACGATTCTACACTAACTTATGTACAATCAATGGGAGGCGTGAAAACTAAGCTAATGATTCCAAATTTAAAAACCTTAAGTAGTGAAGGTAAAATAATTGTTAACAAAGCCGAAATTATTTTTCCTGTTAGTGATATTGGAAATAATTTACCAACTATCCCTACTTTAGCTTTAACAGGTATAAACTCAAATAATGAACCCACATTTTTAATTGATTATTTTGAAAATGCAGCCTATTTTGGTGGAACTTATAATTCCACAACAAAAACATATACATTTAATATTGCTCGTCATATACAAGACTTAATAAACAATAATACAACTGATTATGGAATGTATTTAATAGCTACAGGATCTTCAGTTCAAGCCAACCGTTCAATATTGAACTCTTTTAAACATTCTTCGAACAAAATCAAATTAAACATTACTTATTCTAAATTTTAA
- the glmS gene encoding glutamine--fructose-6-phosphate transaminase (isomerizing) produces MCGIVAYIGHKEAYPIIIKGLQRLEYRGYDSAGVALISNSEINLYKKQGKVSELEAFAADKNLSGSVGIGHTRWATHGAPNDQNAHPHFSGSSELAIIHNGIIENYASLKSELKQRGHVFHSDTDTEVLIHLIEDIQDKTSVNLEEAVRVALTEVIGAYAIAILSKNDPDLLIVAKKSSPLVIGIGEKDEYYIASDATPIVEYTKNVVYLNDEEIAVLRRGEDMRLMNIKNQPKIPYIQELEMQLEAIEKGGFDHFMLKEIFEQPQSIKNSMRGRIDLNKGIVSLGGIREYEQKIINAERIIIVACGTSWHAGLVGEYLIEDLARIPVEVEYASEFRYRNPIITENDVVIAISQSGETADTLAAINLAKEKGATIIGICNVVGSTISRATDAGSYTHAGPEIGVASTKAFTAQVTVLTLMALSLAQKKGTLSDSKFRQLLVELDSIPDKVEKMLQSDSKIEEISKLFKDARNFLYLGRGYNFPVALEGALKLKEISYIHAEGYPAAEMKHGPIALIDEEMPVVVIATKHGNYEKVVSNIEEVKARNGKIIAIVTKGDTAVRAIADHVIEVPESEDALSPLLTSIPLQLLSYHIAVMRGCNVDQPRNLAKSVTVE; encoded by the coding sequence ATGTGTGGAATTGTTGCATATATCGGTCATAAAGAAGCTTACCCGATTATAATTAAAGGGCTACAACGATTAGAATATAGAGGTTATGATAGTGCTGGAGTTGCATTAATAAGTAATTCTGAAATAAATCTATATAAAAAACAAGGCAAAGTTTCTGAATTAGAAGCTTTTGCTGCAGATAAAAATTTATCAGGTAGTGTGGGGATTGGTCATACTCGTTGGGCTACACATGGTGCTCCAAACGACCAAAATGCTCACCCTCATTTTTCTGGCTCATCGGAACTAGCAATAATACACAATGGTATTATTGAAAACTATGCCTCATTAAAATCTGAATTAAAACAACGAGGACATGTTTTTCATAGCGATACCGATACAGAAGTATTGATTCATTTAATTGAGGATATACAAGATAAAACCTCAGTTAATTTAGAGGAAGCAGTACGTGTTGCTTTAACAGAAGTTATTGGAGCTTATGCGATAGCAATCCTTTCAAAAAATGATCCCGATTTACTTATTGTTGCAAAAAAAAGTAGCCCATTAGTTATTGGAATTGGTGAAAAAGATGAGTATTATATCGCTTCTGATGCAACACCAATTGTTGAATATACAAAAAATGTAGTCTACTTAAACGACGAAGAAATTGCTGTTCTTCGACGTGGTGAAGACATGCGTTTAATGAACATTAAAAACCAACCAAAAATACCATACATCCAAGAATTAGAAATGCAATTGGAAGCCATTGAAAAAGGTGGTTTCGATCATTTTATGTTGAAAGAGATTTTTGAACAACCTCAATCTATCAAAAATAGTATGAGAGGAAGAATTGATCTTAACAAAGGCATTGTTTCTTTAGGTGGAATAAGAGAATACGAACAAAAAATAATTAATGCTGAACGAATTATTATTGTTGCTTGTGGAACTTCATGGCATGCTGGTTTAGTTGGTGAATACCTTATTGAAGATTTAGCTAGAATTCCTGTTGAAGTAGAATATGCTTCTGAGTTTAGATACCGAAACCCTATTATTACTGAAAATGATGTGGTAATTGCCATTTCACAATCAGGTGAAACTGCAGATACTTTGGCTGCAATTAATTTAGCTAAAGAAAAAGGTGCAACCATTATTGGTATTTGTAATGTAGTAGGTTCAACCATTTCAAGAGCAACGGATGCAGGTTCTTATACCCATGCTGGTCCTGAAATTGGTGTAGCTTCCACAAAAGCTTTTACGGCTCAGGTAACTGTTTTAACTTTAATGGCTTTATCGTTAGCCCAGAAAAAAGGTACTTTATCTGACTCGAAATTCCGTCAATTATTGGTAGAATTAGATTCAATTCCTGACAAAGTAGAAAAAATGCTTCAATCAGATTCTAAAATTGAGGAAATTTCTAAACTGTTTAAAGATGCACGTAATTTCTTGTATTTAGGTAGAGGCTATAACTTTCCAGTGGCTTTAGAAGGAGCTTTAAAACTGAAAGAAATCTCTTATATACATGCTGAAGGTTATCCAGCTGCCGAAATGAAACATGGGCCAATTGCTTTAATTGATGAGGAAATGCCTGTTGTTGTTATTGCTACCAAACATGGTAACTACGAAAAAGTAGTGAGTAACATTGAGGAAGTGAAAGCTAGAAACGGTAAAATTATTGCTATTGTAACTAAAGGAGATACAGCTGTTCGTGCTATTGCCGACCATGTTATCGAAGTTCCTGAATCGGAAGATGCATTGAGCCCATTATTAACTTCAATTCCGCTACAATTATTATCATATCATATTGCGGTAATGAGAGGATGTAATGTTGATCAGCCAAGAAATTTAGCAAAATCGGTTACAGTAGAGTAA
- a CDS encoding flippase-like domain-containing protein, which translates to MKKYLVPFLKITVPLGLGVFLIWMVYKDLTPQDISDIKVAFSETNYFYIVLSAMFGLLSHASRAWRWKYPLKELGYNVHFLNGFYTVMIGYFANMGIPRSGEIMRCGLMAKYEDIPFNKLVGTVIAERVADLLILIAFIFLVIFLQFEKLSAYLIEMGIMEKFSLQKILIYLGVLVVGGIVGFIILKKSNNVIILKIRGFLQGIFEGLKTIVTMKDKWLFIGHTIFIWLMYVVMFYITFYSLPSIENVPFSGIITAFVIGGISITVTNGGIGAYPLGMASVLALYGIAESTGYAFGWAVWTGQTVMLILGGLAAAILLPRFNKKREILP; encoded by the coding sequence TTGAAAAAATACCTCGTTCCATTTTTAAAAATAACCGTTCCGCTGGGGTTGGGTGTGTTTTTAATTTGGATGGTGTACAAAGATTTAACGCCTCAAGACATTTCCGACATTAAAGTTGCTTTTAGCGAAACCAATTATTTTTATATTGTACTCTCGGCAATGTTTGGTTTGTTAAGCCATGCCAGTAGAGCTTGGCGATGGAAATACCCACTGAAAGAATTGGGTTATAACGTTCACTTTTTAAATGGATTTTATACCGTTATGATTGGTTATTTTGCTAACATGGGTATTCCTCGTAGCGGAGAAATTATGCGTTGTGGTTTAATGGCAAAATATGAAGATATTCCTTTTAACAAATTAGTGGGGACTGTAATTGCAGAGCGTGTAGCTGATTTGTTGATATTAATAGCCTTTATCTTTTTGGTCATTTTTTTACAGTTCGAAAAATTGAGTGCCTACTTGATTGAAATGGGAATAATGGAAAAATTCTCGTTGCAAAAAATATTGATTTATTTAGGTGTATTGGTTGTTGGGGGTATTGTTGGATTTATCATACTTAAAAAATCAAATAACGTAATCATACTCAAAATAAGAGGGTTTCTGCAAGGTATTTTTGAGGGGTTAAAAACCATTGTAACCATGAAAGACAAGTGGTTGTTTATTGGGCATACCATTTTTATTTGGTTGATGTATGTAGTGATGTTTTACATTACTTTTTACAGTTTACCATCAATCGAAAATGTGCCGTTTTCTGGTATTATTACCGCTTTTGTAATTGGTGGAATAAGTATTACAGTTACCAATGGTGGAATTGGAGCTTATCCGTTAGGTATGGCAAGTGTTTTAGCATTGTATGGTATTGCTGAAAGTACTGGTTACGCTTTTGGTTGGGCAGTTTGGACAGGACAAACCGTTATGTTAATTCTTGGTGGTTTAGCTGCTGCAATTTTATTACCGAGGTTCAATAAGAAAAGGGAAATCCTCCCCTAA
- a CDS encoding glycogen/starch synthase — MKKKKVLFISQEITPYLEESELSNVGRFLPQGIQEAGKEIRTFMPKFGCINERRNQLHEVIRLSGMNLIINDTDHPLIIKVGSLQPARMQVYFIDSEDFFNRKGTTNCHETGKFFEDNDERSIFFARGVLETVKKLGWVPDIIHCHGWMSSLVPLYIKTSYSKDPIFENAKVVYSLYNNDFDKSLDKNFAEKAMMDGISAEDVADYKKTSFIDINKAAMNASDAVVMGSEKVHPELESYFNSIDKPKLKHQDMETFVQAHSEFYDEILESVLQD, encoded by the coding sequence ATGAAAAAGAAGAAAGTATTATTTATTTCCCAAGAGATTACCCCTTATTTAGAAGAAAGTGAATTATCAAACGTAGGTAGATTTTTACCTCAAGGAATTCAGGAGGCTGGAAAAGAAATAAGAACTTTTATGCCCAAATTTGGTTGTATAAACGAAAGAAGAAACCAATTGCACGAGGTTATTCGTTTGTCAGGAATGAATTTGATCATCAACGATACCGACCACCCTTTAATTATAAAAGTTGGCTCACTTCAACCAGCACGTATGCAGGTTTATTTTATTGATAGTGAAGATTTTTTTAATAGAAAAGGAACTACCAATTGCCACGAAACAGGTAAGTTTTTTGAAGATAATGATGAAAGATCGATCTTTTTTGCTAGAGGTGTTCTAGAAACCGTTAAAAAATTGGGCTGGGTTCCAGATATTATTCATTGTCATGGGTGGATGTCGAGCTTGGTACCTTTATACATCAAAACATCATACAGTAAAGACCCTATTTTTGAAAACGCAAAGGTTGTTTATTCATTATACAATAACGACTTTGATAAATCGTTAGATAAAAACTTTGCTGAAAAAGCGATGATGGATGGAATTTCTGCTGAGGATGTTGCCGACTATAAAAAAACATCTTTTATTGACATTAATAAAGCTGCAATGAATGCTTCAGATGCAGTTGTTATGGGAAGTGAAAAAGTACACCCAGAATTAGAAAGTTATTTCAATAGTATTGATAAACCAAAATTAAAACACCAAGATATGGAAACGTTTGTTCAGGCTCATTCTGAATTTTACGACGAAATATTAGAATCAGTATTACAAGATTAA
- a CDS encoding SpoIIE family protein phosphatase: MLLFTSNEINKAWQLLLDKQPDDAFRVYETRVGETAELDSNLFLGHYYLVAQNYKEAVAALLLAKQLSTQLNDNDKLLASLELLTTLYVKIADFTTAAENCLEYIDKIQSLAKSNEMLLKAFLQLGDIYQSTHNFKEAIANYFRAYNLAKTIGNSKQESDALFKIGNAYNWNEELELAEEYLLENIAINKKEGYYNAWSHASLSILYTKLKRNDDALHTFEMSLDEAKAANDKQLIANISKSLGNLHIIMGNIDKAIEVLSESIRISEELNIKTVLMLANQFIAEAHEKKGDVAKAYLHFKRYFELNEEIKHTNTDVKLKGLQLKFDVDEAKKESELYRLKNIDLVNANTEIERQKQEILTKNKEITDSIVYAKRIQNAMLPDLNLLNEVATEHFVLFKPKDIVSGDFYWLAENDDCVYFAVIDCTGHGVPGAFLSIIANNLFNKAVYEQQLSGTDEILNYVHQEIISSLNKKATDSGKDGMDVALCSIDKKRKTLTYSGAYNPICIFRKDNLTEIKADKFIIGNSLITQQHLFTPHTVDLQKNDMVYLFTDGFADQFGGPKGKKFKSKNLKKLFSQLAQYNCEVQFNKMEQIFTEWKGNLEQIDDICIMGVKI; encoded by the coding sequence ATGCTGCTCTTTACCTCCAACGAAATTAATAAAGCTTGGCAGTTGCTTCTCGATAAGCAACCCGATGATGCATTTCGGGTTTATGAAACTAGAGTGGGAGAAACGGCTGAATTAGATAGCAATCTTTTTTTAGGACATTATTATTTAGTTGCTCAAAACTATAAAGAAGCTGTTGCGGCATTACTTTTGGCAAAACAGTTGTCAACTCAATTGAATGATAACGATAAACTTTTAGCAAGTCTAGAGTTGCTAACAACCTTGTATGTTAAAATTGCGGATTTTACCACCGCAGCCGAAAATTGTTTGGAATATATTGATAAGATACAATCGTTAGCAAAGTCAAATGAAATGCTGTTAAAAGCATTTTTACAATTGGGCGATATTTATCAAAGTACGCATAATTTTAAGGAAGCTATTGCCAATTATTTTAGAGCGTATAATTTGGCAAAAACCATAGGTAACAGTAAACAAGAATCTGATGCATTATTTAAAATTGGAAATGCTTACAATTGGAACGAAGAGTTGGAGTTGGCAGAAGAGTATCTTTTGGAAAACATTGCCATAAATAAAAAAGAAGGGTATTATAACGCTTGGTCTCATGCTAGTTTATCTATTCTTTACACCAAACTAAAACGAAATGATGACGCGCTCCACACTTTCGAAATGTCGTTGGATGAAGCAAAGGCGGCTAATGATAAGCAGTTGATAGCCAATATTTCGAAAAGTTTAGGTAACCTCCACATCATTATGGGTAATATTGATAAAGCTATAGAGGTGTTATCTGAATCTATTCGTATATCGGAAGAATTAAATATAAAAACGGTGTTGATGCTTGCTAATCAGTTTATAGCTGAGGCTCACGAAAAGAAAGGAGATGTTGCAAAGGCTTACCTTCATTTTAAAAGATACTTTGAACTTAACGAGGAAATAAAACACACTAATACTGATGTTAAACTTAAAGGTTTGCAATTGAAATTTGATGTAGATGAAGCAAAAAAAGAAAGTGAGTTGTATCGCCTTAAAAACATTGACTTGGTAAATGCTAACACAGAAATTGAACGTCAGAAACAAGAAATTCTTACCAAGAATAAAGAAATAACAGATAGTATAGTGTATGCTAAGAGGATACAAAATGCTATGTTGCCCGATCTTAATTTATTGAATGAGGTTGCTACCGAACATTTTGTGCTGTTTAAGCCAAAAGATATTGTGAGTGGCGATTTTTATTGGTTGGCAGAAAACGATGATTGTGTTTATTTTGCTGTAATTGATTGTACAGGACATGGCGTGCCGGGAGCATTCTTGAGTATTATTGCCAATAACTTGTTTAATAAAGCGGTGTACGAACAACAACTTTCGGGAACTGACGAAATATTGAATTATGTTCACCAAGAAATAATTTCCTCATTAAACAAAAAGGCGACTGATTCTGGTAAAGATGGAATGGATGTAGCACTGTGTTCAATTGATAAAAAGAGGAAAACACTAACTTATTCAGGAGCTTACAATCCTATCTGTATTTTCAGAAAGGATAATTTAACAGAAATAAAAGCAGATAAATTTATTATTGGAAATTCGTTAATTACACAACAGCATTTGTTTACGCCTCATACCGTTGATTTACAAAAAAACGATATGGTTTATTTGTTCACTGACGGGTTTGCCGATCAGTTTGGTGGTCCAAAAGGAAAAAAATTTAAATCCAAAAACTTAAAAAAGTTGTTTTCTCAGTTAGCTCAATATAATTGTGAAGTTCAATTTAATAAAATGGAACAAATTTTTACCGAATGGAAAGGTAATTTGGAGCAGATTGATGACATCTGTATTATGGGTGTGAAAATTTAA
- the recJ gene encoding single-stranded-DNA-specific exonuclease RecJ: protein MRWEVTEKSNEEAIQKLSEELKNLTPSLTNILIQRGINSLKEAKHFFRPDLTHTHNPFLMQDMEKAIERIEKAIANNEKILVFGDYDVDGTTSVALVYSYLSNFYSNLGYYIPDRYAEGYGISLQGIDYAEQNNFSLIIALDCGIKAIDKVAYANQKNIDFIICDHHQPSDTIPNAVAVLDPKRRDCDYPYKELSGCGVGFKLMQAWSIKTGKDEQLLNNYLDLLAISICADIVPITGENRVYTYFGLQIINEKPRPGVKAMINVAKLKKELTTMDVVFTIAPRINAAGRLESGNKAVELLVSENEEAATDFGANINDLNTDRKDIDKLITQEALQIIEDDQYFEQKRTTVVYKSDWHKGVVGIVASRLIETHYRPTIVLTESNGKITGSARSVKDFDLYNAIDACSDLLEQFGGHKYAAGLTLKPENLAAFSSKFNEVVTAQIEDYMLIPQITIDDEINLSEIDQKFVRVLNQFGPFGPGNMRPVFVSHQVFCDENVYTVGENHLKMNVFQEDNPNQKLACIGFNLGEYKNEIAAGVPFSIVYNIEENTWNGNTTIQLNIKDIRV from the coding sequence ATGCGTTGGGAAGTAACAGAAAAATCGAACGAGGAAGCTATACAAAAGCTATCAGAAGAACTCAAAAACCTAACACCATCGTTAACTAACATTTTGATACAACGAGGTATAAACTCCTTAAAAGAAGCCAAACATTTTTTTAGACCCGATTTAACACATACGCACAACCCTTTTTTAATGCAAGACATGGAAAAGGCGATAGAACGGATAGAAAAAGCCATTGCTAACAATGAAAAAATATTGGTTTTTGGTGATTACGATGTGGATGGAACCACTTCAGTAGCCTTGGTTTATTCTTATTTATCCAACTTCTACTCCAATTTGGGGTATTACATTCCAGATAGGTATGCCGAAGGTTATGGTATTTCCTTGCAAGGAATTGATTATGCAGAACAAAACAATTTTTCACTCATTATTGCCCTCGATTGTGGTATCAAAGCAATTGACAAAGTAGCATACGCCAACCAAAAAAACATTGATTTTATCATTTGCGACCATCACCAACCTAGCGACACTATTCCAAATGCAGTAGCTGTGTTAGACCCAAAACGAAGAGATTGCGACTACCCCTACAAAGAGCTTTCGGGTTGTGGTGTAGGTTTTAAACTGATGCAAGCGTGGAGTATTAAAACGGGTAAAGACGAACAATTACTCAACAATTATTTAGATTTATTAGCCATCAGTATTTGTGCTGATATTGTTCCTATAACTGGCGAAAACAGGGTTTATACGTATTTCGGTTTGCAAATCATTAACGAAAAACCTCGCCCAGGTGTTAAAGCCATGATAAATGTGGCTAAACTCAAAAAAGAATTAACTACCATGGATGTAGTTTTTACCATTGCACCACGAATTAATGCTGCTGGACGATTAGAATCTGGCAACAAAGCGGTAGAATTGTTGGTTTCCGAAAACGAAGAAGCCGCCACCGATTTTGGAGCAAACATCAACGATTTAAACACCGACCGAAAAGATATTGACAAACTGATTACTCAAGAAGCGTTACAAATTATTGAGGATGACCAATACTTTGAACAAAAAAGAACAACCGTAGTTTACAAAAGCGATTGGCACAAAGGTGTGGTGGGCATTGTGGCTTCTCGTTTAATCGAAACCCATTATCGCCCAACCATAGTATTAACCGAATCGAACGGAAAAATTACAGGCTCGGCACGTTCGGTAAAAGATTTTGATTTGTACAACGCTATTGATGCTTGTAGCGATTTGCTAGAACAATTTGGTGGGCACAAATACGCCGCAGGTTTAACCTTAAAACCAGAAAATTTAGCTGCGTTTTCAAGTAAGTTTAATGAGGTGGTAACTGCTCAAATTGAGGATTACATGCTTATCCCACAAATAACAATTGACGACGAAATCAATTTATCGGAAATTGACCAAAAGTTTGTTCGAGTATTGAATCAATTTGGTCCTTTTGGACCGGGTAACATGCGACCAGTTTTTGTATCACACCAAGTTTTTTGTGATGAAAATGTTTACACCGTTGGCGAAAATCATTTAAAAATGAATGTTTTTCAAGAGGATAATCCCAACCAAAAATTGGCTTGTATTGGTTTTAATTTAGGCGAATACAAAAACGAAATAGCGGCAGGAGTTCCATTTAGTATAGTGTATAACATTGAAGAAAATACTTGGAATGGAAATACTACTATTCAGCTGAACATTAAAGACATTAGGGTTTAA
- a CDS encoding aspartate 1-decarboxylase: protein MQVHVLKSKIHRVRVTEADLNYIGSITIDEDLMEASNIIEGEKVQIVNINNGERIETYVIKGVRGSGGICLNGPAARRVAVNDIIIIISYCILDFEEAKKFKPTLIFPNENTNKLK, encoded by the coding sequence ATGCAAGTACACGTTTTAAAATCGAAAATACACCGCGTTAGAGTTACAGAGGCTGACCTAAACTATATTGGAAGTATTACCATTGATGAAGATTTGATGGAAGCATCAAACATTATTGAAGGTGAAAAAGTTCAAATCGTTAACATTAACAATGGCGAACGTATTGAAACTTATGTAATTAAAGGTGTTCGTGGCTCTGGTGGAATTTGCTTAAACGGACCAGCTGCCCGAAGAGTTGCGGTTAACGATATTATCATCATTATTTCTTATTGTATTTTAGACTTTGAAGAAGCAAAGAAATTTAAGCCAACGCTTATTTTTCCGAACGAAAACACCAATAAACTAAAATAA
- a CDS encoding pantoate--beta-alanine ligase, which translates to MLIYKTVKELTQFLNDNKHKTIGFVPTMGALHQGHLSLIELSRQKTEVTVCSIFVNPIQFNKQEDLDNYPRNVDADVAKLETVACDVLFLPSVDEMYPNKAFKSFDFGSLAEVMEGEHRPGHFNGVANVIERFFDIIKPQMAFFGEKDFQQVAIVKALTKQLGLPIKIVGCPILREPSGLAMSSRNERLTTQQKQDAAIIFEALSYIKTHYSKFTIEEHKTYFSKAISAKNIELEYIDFADGNTLQLINNWNETEYCVVFVAVHVGNVRLIDNVTIFI; encoded by the coding sequence ATGCTTATTTACAAAACGGTTAAAGAATTAACTCAATTCTTAAATGATAATAAGCATAAAACGATTGGCTTTGTCCCAACTATGGGGGCTTTGCACCAAGGGCATCTGTCGTTAATTGAATTGTCGAGACAAAAAACAGAGGTAACCGTTTGCAGCATTTTTGTAAATCCTATTCAATTTAATAAACAAGAAGATTTAGACAATTACCCAAGAAATGTGGATGCAGATGTTGCGAAGCTTGAAACTGTTGCTTGTGATGTGCTTTTTTTGCCTTCTGTTGATGAAATGTATCCAAACAAAGCATTTAAATCGTTTGATTTTGGAAGTTTGGCTGAGGTAATGGAAGGTGAGCATAGACCTGGGCATTTTAACGGAGTAGCCAATGTTATTGAACGTTTTTTTGACATCATAAAACCACAAATGGCATTTTTTGGTGAAAAAGATTTTCAGCAAGTAGCTATTGTAAAAGCTTTAACCAAACAGTTGGGTTTACCAATTAAAATTGTGGGATGCCCTATTTTAAGAGAGCCAAGTGGTTTGGCAATGAGTTCACGTAACGAAAGACTTACAACTCAACAAAAACAAGATGCAGCAATTATTTTTGAGGCATTGAGCTACATCAAAACCCATTATTCAAAATTCACCATTGAAGAACATAAAACATATTTTTCAAAAGCAATTTCGGCTAAAAATATTGAATTGGAATACATCGATTTTGCCGATGGTAACACACTTCAACTTATAAATAACTGGAACGAAACTGAATATTGTGTAGTTTTTGTTGCCGTTCATGTAGGAAATGTAAGGTTGATAGATAATGTAACAATATTTATTTAA